A window of the Oncorhynchus keta strain PuntledgeMale-10-30-2019 chromosome 21, Oket_V2, whole genome shotgun sequence genome harbors these coding sequences:
- the LOC118400117 gene encoding PHD finger protein 20-like isoform X9 has translation MEYAQSLYTKQEVDVGMMSKTPPNRRGITFEVGATLEARDTLKNWYPANIEKIDYSDEKILIHYRQWSHRYDEWFDWTSPYLRPVERIQLRRQGLLDDDPIPGFHVNDKVLASWSDCRFYPAKVLAVNKDASYTVKFYDGVVQTVKGIHVKPFVRERGGGKTRSAERNGVRKHQNGRERRPQENSPKNKRARRSTSDLEGDSETEDNNEVDEWDKREGQEKTKRKDCEVDVTKESPPAIKQEEHTEQHAGQNDLRDHMIATVGPNGVKVEEDRGQKVEEDRGQKVEEDRGQKVEEDRGQKVEEDRGQKVEEDRGQKVEEDRGQCEERSTHNLNGGIKKEVEMETEYTVLSSPNEPKPPTESPNQMSTLTGPVSIPLPSALSTNDGVEQKAASQPESSQSAPLDLPVKPIRKQGFHNPNRFSREPLYRVIKNQPPPVLSINLDHNPFKCSAVGCTKSFRKAKLLHYHMKYYHGEDQQLEDDLSPTRSVQTQASEKHPFHTTLECPKRRRTISASMHSTVHSPIRTPPSPRSEAKTMSRRRSVPPAVSTEPTQSQQQRALLREKSKENQLDRNGQRPVVTETFMSSGMDLGLVKERDRLKDKKQTDFLRVKLKKKKKKKKSKSDEDSISDWSTDSCGWSDDEQGAELDVTTPPLNLGSVALETGAQEIVRCVCEVEEENDFMIQCEECLCWQHGTCMGLLEENVPDKYACYVCRDPPGQRQSLRYWYDRDWLSRGHMYGLSFLDENYSHQNAKKIAATHQLLGDVHHVVEVLNGLQLKMSILHTQTHPDLRLWCQPWKRAERPWRRDGSGTGTDATPSPAPTDEGSERDHKSLARGGAEALMSAAMEKLSRASSSAFSPYQSFQDSYIMSEHCYQKPRAYYPAVEQRLVVETTRRGSELEDSLRSTEDLLEREQRYGGMLETARPKAHTHLNTHTKCSDVGRWGQVEVKMEGGDGDGSSQQHQWQINLLDHIDAVQEEVTHRMDFIERELDVLESWLDYTGELEPPEPLARLPQLKQSMKLLLTELAKVQQIALCCST, from the exons ATGGAATATGCTCAAAGTCTCTACACAAAG CAGGAGGTGGATGTGGGCATGATGAGCAAGACACCCCCTAACAGAAGAGGGATAACCTTTGAGGTGGGAGCAACGCTAGAGGCCAGAGACACCCTCAAAAACTG GTATCCGGCCAACATAGAGAAGATCGACTATAGTGATGAGAAGATCCTGATCCACTACCGTCAGTGGAGCCACCGCTATGATGAGTGGTTTGACTGGACCAGCCCCTACCTGAGACCTGTAGAGAGGATCCAGCTGAGACGACAGGGACTGCTGGACGACGATCCTATCCCT GGATTTCATGTGAATGACAAGGTCCTCGCCAGTTGGTCCGATTGCCGCTTCTACCCTGCCAAGGTCTTAGCAGTCAATAAAGATG CATCTTACACCGTGAAGTTTTATGATGGAGTCGTCCAGACAGTGAAGGGGATCCACGTGAAGCCTTTTGTCAGAGAG agaggaggagggaagactCGGTCTGCTGAGAGGAATGGAGTCAGGAAGCACCAGAATGGCAGAGAACGGAGGCCTCAGGAAAACAGCCCCAAGAATAAAAGGGCCAGACGCAGTACCTCTGACctggagggagacagtgagaccgaggaTAATAATGAGGTTGATGAATGGGAcaagagggagggacaggagaAGACCAAGAGGAAGGATTGTGAGGTGGACGTCACCAAAGAGAGTCCACCCGCGATTAAGCAGGAGGAGCATACAGAGCAGCATGCAGGACAGAACGACCTCCGGGATCACATGATAGCCACTGTGGGCCCGAACGGAGTGAAG GTGGAAGAAGACCGAGGACAGAAGGTGGAAGAAGACCGAGGACAGAAGGTGGAAGAAGACCGAGGACAGAAGGTGGAAGAAGACCGAGGACAGAAGGTGGAAGAAGACCGAGGACAGAAGGTGGAAGAAGACCGAGGACAGAAGGTGGAAGAAGACCGAGGACAGTGTGAGGAGAGGTCTACTCATAATTTAAATGGAGGGATAAAAAAAGAGGTGGAAATGGAAACTGAGTACACAGTCCtgagctcaccaaatgaaccTAAGCCACCCACTGAGTCACCCAATCAGATGTCAACACTGACAGGGCCAGTGTCTATCCCATTACCCTCAGCTTTGTCCACCAATGACGGAGTGGAGCAGAAGGCAGCGAGCCAACCGGAGAGCTCACAATCTGCACCACTGGACCTCCCAGTGAAAC CAATAAGGAAGCAGGGTTTTCACAACCCCAACAGATTCAGCAGAGAGCCAT TGTACAGAGTGATCAAAAACCAGCCTCCCCCAGTCCTGTCCATCAACTTGGACCACAACCCATTTAAATGCAGCGCTGTGGGTTGCACCAAGTCGTTCCGCAAGGCCAAGCTGCTTCACTACCACATGAAGTACTACCACGGAGAGGACCAGCAGCTAGAGGATGACCTCAGCCCCACCAGGAGCGTCCAGACCCAGGCCTCAGAGAAGCACCCCTTCCATACCACTCTGGAGTGTCCTAAGAGGAGACGCACCATCTCTGCCTCAATGC ACTCCACTGTGCACAGTCCTATCAGAACTCCCCCGTCTCCACGTAGTGAGGCAAAGACAATGAGCAGACGCAGGTCAGTGCCACCTGCTGTCAGCACAGAGCCAACGCAGAGCCAGCAGCAGAGGGCGCTGCTGAGGGAGAAGAGCAAAGAGAACCAGCTGGACAGGAATGGCCAGAGACCGGTGGTGACAGAGACGTTTATGAGCAGTGGCATGGACTTAG GATTGGTGAAAGAACGAGACCGGCTGAAGGATAAGAAACAAACGGACTTCCTTCGCGTTAAActgaagaaaaagaagaagaaaaagaagtcCAAGTCTG ATGAGGATAGCATCAGTGATTGGTCAACTGACAGCTGTGGGTGGAGTGATGATGAGCAGGGGGCGGAGCTGGACGTCACTACTCCTCCCCTGAATCTGGGCTCTGTTGCCTTGGAGACGGGCGCTCAGGAGATTGTGCGTTGTgtctgtgaggtggaagaggaAAACGATTTCATGATACAG TGTGAGGAGTGTCTGTGCTGGCAGCATGGCACCTGCATGGGCCTCCTGGAGGAGAACGTCCCTGACAAATACGCTTGCTATGTCTGCCGAGACCCACCAG GTCAGAGGCAGAGCCTGCGGTACTGGTATGACCGTGATTGGCTGAGCAGGGGTCACATGTACGGTCTGTCCTTCCTGGATGAAAACTACTCCCACCAGAATGCAAAGAAGATTGCAGCAACACACCAGCTACTAGGAGACGTCCACCATGTGGTGGAGGTGCTCAATGGCCTGCAGCTCAAGATGAGCATCCTACA TACCCAAACCCACCCGGACTTGCGGCTGTGGTGCCAGCCCTGGAAGCGGGCAGAGAGGCCCTGGAGGAGAGACGGCTCGGGGACGGGCACTGACGCAACACCGTCTCCAGCGCCAACAGACGAGGGCTCAGAGAGGGACCACAAGAGTCTTGCACGTGGGGGAGCAGAAGCTCTGATGTCAGCCGCCATGGAGAAGCTCAGTCGAGCCTCCTCTTCCGCCTTCTCGCCATACCAGTCGTTCCAGGACTCGTACATTATGAGTGAGCACTGCTACCAGAAGCCGCGGGCGTACTACCCTGCGGTGGAGCAGAGGCTGGTCGTGGAGACCACACGGAGGGGCTCTGAGCTGGAGGACAGCCTGAGGAGTACTGAGGACCTCCTGGAGAGAGAGCAGCGCTATGGAGGCATGCTAGAGACAGCCAGGCCCAAAGcccacacacacctgaacactcACACCAAG TGTTCAGATGTTGGTCGCTGGGGCCAGGTCGAGgtgaagatggagggaggggacggAGACGGCAGTAGCCAGCAGCACCAGTGGCAGATCAACCTGCTGGATCACATAGATGCCGTACAGGAAGAGGTCACTCACAGGATGGACTTCATTGAGAGGGAGCTGGATG TGTTGGAGAGTTGGCTGGACTACACAGGGGAGCTGGAGCCCCCAGAGCCTCTGGCTCGCCTGCCTCAGCTTAAACAAAGCATGAAGCTGCTGCTAACAGAGCTGGCTAAGGTGCAGCAGATTGCCCTGTGCTGCTCCACATGA
- the LOC118400117 gene encoding PHD finger protein 20-like isoform X6 has product MEYAQSLYTKQEVDVGMMSKTPPNRRGITFEVGATLEARDTLKNWYPANIEKIDYSDEKILIHYRQWSHRYDEWFDWTSPYLRPVERIQLRRQGLLDDDPIPGFHVNDKVLASWSDCRFYPAKVLAVNKDASYTVKFYDGVVQTVKGIHVKPFVRERGGGKTRSAERNGVRKHQNGRERRPQENSPKNKRARRSTSDLEGDSETEDNNEVDEWDKREGQEKTKRKDCEVDVTKESPPAIKQEEHTEQHAGQNDLRDHMIATVGPNGVKVEEDRGQKVEEDRGQKVEEDRGQKVEEDRGQCEERSTHNLNGGIKKEVEMETEYTVLSSPNEPKPPTESPNQMSTLTGPVSIPLPSALSTNDGVEQKAASQPESSQSAPLDLPVKPIRKQGFHNPNRFSREPLYRVIKNQPPPVLSINLDHNPFKCSAVGCTKSFRKAKLLHYHMKYYHGEDQQLEDDLSPTRSVQTQASEKHPFHTTLECPKRRRTISASMHSTVHSPIRTPPSPRSEAKTMSRRRSVPPAVSTEPTQSQQQRALLREKSKENQLDRNGQRPVVTETFMSSGMDLGLVKERDRLKDKKQTDFLRVKLKKKKKKKKSKSEYTGSEENIDISIFDLQSKLNLPLKFPLSHNHKPELYHCRPGYNQSEQIHVDDEDSISDWSTDSCGWSDDEQGAELDVTTPPLNLGSVALETGAQEIVRCVCEVEEENDFMIQCEECLCWQHGTCMGLLEENVPDKYACYVCRDPPGQRQSLRYWYDRDWLSRGHMYGLSFLDENYSHQNAKKIAATHQLLGDVHHVVEVLNGLQLKMSILHTQTHPDLRLWCQPWKRAERPWRRDGSGTGTDATPSPAPTDEGSERDHKSLARGGAEALMSAAMEKLSRASSSAFSPYQSFQDSYIMSEHCYQKPRAYYPAVEQRLVVETTRRGSELEDSLRSTEDLLEREQRYGGMLETARPKAHTHLNTHTKCSDVGRWGQVEVKMEGGDGDGSSQQHQWQINLLDHIDAVQEEVTHRMDFIERELDVLESWLDYTGELEPPEPLARLPQLKQSMKLLLTELAKVQQIALCCST; this is encoded by the exons ATGGAATATGCTCAAAGTCTCTACACAAAG CAGGAGGTGGATGTGGGCATGATGAGCAAGACACCCCCTAACAGAAGAGGGATAACCTTTGAGGTGGGAGCAACGCTAGAGGCCAGAGACACCCTCAAAAACTG GTATCCGGCCAACATAGAGAAGATCGACTATAGTGATGAGAAGATCCTGATCCACTACCGTCAGTGGAGCCACCGCTATGATGAGTGGTTTGACTGGACCAGCCCCTACCTGAGACCTGTAGAGAGGATCCAGCTGAGACGACAGGGACTGCTGGACGACGATCCTATCCCT GGATTTCATGTGAATGACAAGGTCCTCGCCAGTTGGTCCGATTGCCGCTTCTACCCTGCCAAGGTCTTAGCAGTCAATAAAGATG CATCTTACACCGTGAAGTTTTATGATGGAGTCGTCCAGACAGTGAAGGGGATCCACGTGAAGCCTTTTGTCAGAGAG agaggaggagggaagactCGGTCTGCTGAGAGGAATGGAGTCAGGAAGCACCAGAATGGCAGAGAACGGAGGCCTCAGGAAAACAGCCCCAAGAATAAAAGGGCCAGACGCAGTACCTCTGACctggagggagacagtgagaccgaggaTAATAATGAGGTTGATGAATGGGAcaagagggagggacaggagaAGACCAAGAGGAAGGATTGTGAGGTGGACGTCACCAAAGAGAGTCCACCCGCGATTAAGCAGGAGGAGCATACAGAGCAGCATGCAGGACAGAACGACCTCCGGGATCACATGATAGCCACTGTGGGCCCGAACGGAGTGAAG GTGGAAGAAGACCGAGGACAGAAGGTGGAAGAAGACCGAGGACAGAAGGTGGAAGAAGACCGAGGACAGAAGGTGGAAGAAGACCGAGGACAGTGTGAGGAGAGGTCTACTCATAATTTAAATGGAGGGATAAAAAAAGAGGTGGAAATGGAAACTGAGTACACAGTCCtgagctcaccaaatgaaccTAAGCCACCCACTGAGTCACCCAATCAGATGTCAACACTGACAGGGCCAGTGTCTATCCCATTACCCTCAGCTTTGTCCACCAATGACGGAGTGGAGCAGAAGGCAGCGAGCCAACCGGAGAGCTCACAATCTGCACCACTGGACCTCCCAGTGAAAC CAATAAGGAAGCAGGGTTTTCACAACCCCAACAGATTCAGCAGAGAGCCAT TGTACAGAGTGATCAAAAACCAGCCTCCCCCAGTCCTGTCCATCAACTTGGACCACAACCCATTTAAATGCAGCGCTGTGGGTTGCACCAAGTCGTTCCGCAAGGCCAAGCTGCTTCACTACCACATGAAGTACTACCACGGAGAGGACCAGCAGCTAGAGGATGACCTCAGCCCCACCAGGAGCGTCCAGACCCAGGCCTCAGAGAAGCACCCCTTCCATACCACTCTGGAGTGTCCTAAGAGGAGACGCACCATCTCTGCCTCAATGC ACTCCACTGTGCACAGTCCTATCAGAACTCCCCCGTCTCCACGTAGTGAGGCAAAGACAATGAGCAGACGCAGGTCAGTGCCACCTGCTGTCAGCACAGAGCCAACGCAGAGCCAGCAGCAGAGGGCGCTGCTGAGGGAGAAGAGCAAAGAGAACCAGCTGGACAGGAATGGCCAGAGACCGGTGGTGACAGAGACGTTTATGAGCAGTGGCATGGACTTAG GATTGGTGAAAGAACGAGACCGGCTGAAGGATAAGAAACAAACGGACTTCCTTCGCGTTAAActgaagaaaaagaagaagaaaaagaagtcCAAGTCTG AGTACACAGGTAGTGAGGAGAATATTGACATCTCAATATTCGATCTTCAGTCCAAATTGAATTTGCCACTCAAATTCCCCCTCTCACACAATCACAAGCCTGAGTTATACCACTGCAGGCCCGGATACAACCAGTCAGAGCAGATACATGTGGATG ATGAGGATAGCATCAGTGATTGGTCAACTGACAGCTGTGGGTGGAGTGATGATGAGCAGGGGGCGGAGCTGGACGTCACTACTCCTCCCCTGAATCTGGGCTCTGTTGCCTTGGAGACGGGCGCTCAGGAGATTGTGCGTTGTgtctgtgaggtggaagaggaAAACGATTTCATGATACAG TGTGAGGAGTGTCTGTGCTGGCAGCATGGCACCTGCATGGGCCTCCTGGAGGAGAACGTCCCTGACAAATACGCTTGCTATGTCTGCCGAGACCCACCAG GTCAGAGGCAGAGCCTGCGGTACTGGTATGACCGTGATTGGCTGAGCAGGGGTCACATGTACGGTCTGTCCTTCCTGGATGAAAACTACTCCCACCAGAATGCAAAGAAGATTGCAGCAACACACCAGCTACTAGGAGACGTCCACCATGTGGTGGAGGTGCTCAATGGCCTGCAGCTCAAGATGAGCATCCTACA TACCCAAACCCACCCGGACTTGCGGCTGTGGTGCCAGCCCTGGAAGCGGGCAGAGAGGCCCTGGAGGAGAGACGGCTCGGGGACGGGCACTGACGCAACACCGTCTCCAGCGCCAACAGACGAGGGCTCAGAGAGGGACCACAAGAGTCTTGCACGTGGGGGAGCAGAAGCTCTGATGTCAGCCGCCATGGAGAAGCTCAGTCGAGCCTCCTCTTCCGCCTTCTCGCCATACCAGTCGTTCCAGGACTCGTACATTATGAGTGAGCACTGCTACCAGAAGCCGCGGGCGTACTACCCTGCGGTGGAGCAGAGGCTGGTCGTGGAGACCACACGGAGGGGCTCTGAGCTGGAGGACAGCCTGAGGAGTACTGAGGACCTCCTGGAGAGAGAGCAGCGCTATGGAGGCATGCTAGAGACAGCCAGGCCCAAAGcccacacacacctgaacactcACACCAAG TGTTCAGATGTTGGTCGCTGGGGCCAGGTCGAGgtgaagatggagggaggggacggAGACGGCAGTAGCCAGCAGCACCAGTGGCAGATCAACCTGCTGGATCACATAGATGCCGTACAGGAAGAGGTCACTCACAGGATGGACTTCATTGAGAGGGAGCTGGATG TGTTGGAGAGTTGGCTGGACTACACAGGGGAGCTGGAGCCCCCAGAGCCTCTGGCTCGCCTGCCTCAGCTTAAACAAAGCATGAAGCTGCTGCTAACAGAGCTGGCTAAGGTGCAGCAGATTGCCCTGTGCTGCTCCACATGA
- the LOC118400117 gene encoding PHD finger protein 20-like isoform X5, with protein MEYAQSLYTKQEVDVGMMSKTPPNRRGITFEVGATLEARDTLKNWYPANIEKIDYSDEKILIHYRQWSHRYDEWFDWTSPYLRPVERIQLRRQGLLDDDPIPGFHVNDKVLASWSDCRFYPAKVLAVNKDASYTVKFYDGVVQTVKGIHVKPFVRERGGGKTRSAERNGVRKHQNGRERRPQENSPKNKRARRSTSDLEGDSETEDNNEVDEWDKREGQEKTKRKDCEVDVTKESPPAIKQEEHTEQHAGQNDLRDHMIATVGPNGVKVEEDRGQKVEEDRGQKVEEDRGQKVEEDRGQKVEEDRGQCEERSTHNLNGGIKKEVEMETEYTVLSSPNEPKPPTESPNQMSTLTGPVSIPLPSALSTNDGVEQKAASQPESSQSAPLDLPVKPIRKQGFHNPNRFSREPLYRVIKNQPPPVLSINLDHNPFKCSAVGCTKSFRKAKLLHYHMKYYHGEDQQLEDDLSPTRSVQTQASEKHPFHTTLECPKRRRTISASMHSTVHSPIRTPPSPRSEAKTMSRRRSVPPAVSTEPTQSQQQRALLREKSKENQLDRNGQRPVVTETFMSSGMDLGLVKERDRLKDKKQTDFLRVKLKKKKKKKKSKSEYTGSEENIDISIFDLQSKLNLPLKFPLSHNHKPELYHCRPGYNQSEQIHVDDEDSISDWSTDSCGWSDDEQGAELDVTTPPLNLGSVALETGAQEIVRCVCEVEEENDFMIQCEECLCWQHGTCMGLLEENVPDKYACYVCRDPPGQRQSLRYWYDRDWLSRGHMYGLSFLDENYSHQNAKKIAATHQLLGDVHHVVEVLNGLQLKMSILHTQTHPDLRLWCQPWKRAERPWRRDGSGTGTDATPSPAPTDEGSERDHKSLARGGAEALMSAAMEKLSRASSSAFSPYQSFQDSYIMSEHCYQKPRAYYPAVEQRLVVETTRRGSELEDSLRSTEDLLEREQRYGGMLETARPKAHTHLNTHTKCSDVGRWGQVEVKMEGGDGDGSSQQHQWQINLLDHIDAVQEEVTHRMDFIERELDVLESWLDYTGELEPPEPLARLPQLKQSMKLLLTELAKVQQIALCCST; from the exons ATGGAATATGCTCAAAGTCTCTACACAAAG CAGGAGGTGGATGTGGGCATGATGAGCAAGACACCCCCTAACAGAAGAGGGATAACCTTTGAGGTGGGAGCAACGCTAGAGGCCAGAGACACCCTCAAAAACTG GTATCCGGCCAACATAGAGAAGATCGACTATAGTGATGAGAAGATCCTGATCCACTACCGTCAGTGGAGCCACCGCTATGATGAGTGGTTTGACTGGACCAGCCCCTACCTGAGACCTGTAGAGAGGATCCAGCTGAGACGACAGGGACTGCTGGACGACGATCCTATCCCT GGATTTCATGTGAATGACAAGGTCCTCGCCAGTTGGTCCGATTGCCGCTTCTACCCTGCCAAGGTCTTAGCAGTCAATAAAGATG CATCTTACACCGTGAAGTTTTATGATGGAGTCGTCCAGACAGTGAAGGGGATCCACGTGAAGCCTTTTGTCAGAGAG agaggaggagggaagactCGGTCTGCTGAGAGGAATGGAGTCAGGAAGCACCAGAATGGCAGAGAACGGAGGCCTCAGGAAAACAGCCCCAAGAATAAAAGGGCCAGACGCAGTACCTCTGACctggagggagacagtgagaccgaggaTAATAATGAGGTTGATGAATGGGAcaagagggagggacaggagaAGACCAAGAGGAAGGATTGTGAGGTGGACGTCACCAAAGAGAGTCCACCCGCGATTAAGCAGGAGGAGCATACAGAGCAGCATGCAGGACAGAACGACCTCCGGGATCACATGATAGCCACTGTGGGCCCGAACGGAGTGAAG GTGGAAGAAGACCGAGGACAGAAGGTGGAAGAAGACCGAGGACAGAAGGTGGAAGAAGACCGAGGACAGAAGGTGGAAGAAGACCGAGGACAGAAGGTGGAAGAAGACCGAGGACAGTGTGAGGAGAGGTCTACTCATAATTTAAATGGAGGGATAAAAAAAGAGGTGGAAATGGAAACTGAGTACACAGTCCtgagctcaccaaatgaaccTAAGCCACCCACTGAGTCACCCAATCAGATGTCAACACTGACAGGGCCAGTGTCTATCCCATTACCCTCAGCTTTGTCCACCAATGACGGAGTGGAGCAGAAGGCAGCGAGCCAACCGGAGAGCTCACAATCTGCACCACTGGACCTCCCAGTGAAAC CAATAAGGAAGCAGGGTTTTCACAACCCCAACAGATTCAGCAGAGAGCCAT TGTACAGAGTGATCAAAAACCAGCCTCCCCCAGTCCTGTCCATCAACTTGGACCACAACCCATTTAAATGCAGCGCTGTGGGTTGCACCAAGTCGTTCCGCAAGGCCAAGCTGCTTCACTACCACATGAAGTACTACCACGGAGAGGACCAGCAGCTAGAGGATGACCTCAGCCCCACCAGGAGCGTCCAGACCCAGGCCTCAGAGAAGCACCCCTTCCATACCACTCTGGAGTGTCCTAAGAGGAGACGCACCATCTCTGCCTCAATGC ACTCCACTGTGCACAGTCCTATCAGAACTCCCCCGTCTCCACGTAGTGAGGCAAAGACAATGAGCAGACGCAGGTCAGTGCCACCTGCTGTCAGCACAGAGCCAACGCAGAGCCAGCAGCAGAGGGCGCTGCTGAGGGAGAAGAGCAAAGAGAACCAGCTGGACAGGAATGGCCAGAGACCGGTGGTGACAGAGACGTTTATGAGCAGTGGCATGGACTTAG GATTGGTGAAAGAACGAGACCGGCTGAAGGATAAGAAACAAACGGACTTCCTTCGCGTTAAActgaagaaaaagaagaagaaaaagaagtcCAAGTCTG AGTACACAGGTAGTGAGGAGAATATTGACATCTCAATATTCGATCTTCAGTCCAAATTGAATTTGCCACTCAAATTCCCCCTCTCACACAATCACAAGCCTGAGTTATACCACTGCAGGCCCGGATACAACCAGTCAGAGCAGATACATGTGGATG ATGAGGATAGCATCAGTGATTGGTCAACTGACAGCTGTGGGTGGAGTGATGATGAGCAGGGGGCGGAGCTGGACGTCACTACTCCTCCCCTGAATCTGGGCTCTGTTGCCTTGGAGACGGGCGCTCAGGAGATTGTGCGTTGTgtctgtgaggtggaagaggaAAACGATTTCATGATACAG TGTGAGGAGTGTCTGTGCTGGCAGCATGGCACCTGCATGGGCCTCCTGGAGGAGAACGTCCCTGACAAATACGCTTGCTATGTCTGCCGAGACCCACCAG GTCAGAGGCAGAGCCTGCGGTACTGGTATGACCGTGATTGGCTGAGCAGGGGTCACATGTACGGTCTGTCCTTCCTGGATGAAAACTACTCCCACCAGAATGCAAAGAAGATTGCAGCAACACACCAGCTACTAGGAGACGTCCACCATGTGGTGGAGGTGCTCAATGGCCTGCAGCTCAAGATGAGCATCCTACA TACCCAAACCCACCCGGACTTGCGGCTGTGGTGCCAGCCCTGGAAGCGGGCAGAGAGGCCCTGGAGGAGAGACGGCTCGGGGACGGGCACTGACGCAACACCGTCTCCAGCGCCAACAGACGAGGGCTCAGAGAGGGACCACAAGAGTCTTGCACGTGGGGGAGCAGAAGCTCTGATGTCAGCCGCCATGGAGAAGCTCAGTCGAGCCTCCTCTTCCGCCTTCTCGCCATACCAGTCGTTCCAGGACTCGTACATTATGAGTGAGCACTGCTACCAGAAGCCGCGGGCGTACTACCCTGCGGTGGAGCAGAGGCTGGTCGTGGAGACCACACGGAGGGGCTCTGAGCTGGAGGACAGCCTGAGGAGTACTGAGGACCTCCTGGAGAGAGAGCAGCGCTATGGAGGCATGCTAGAGACAGCCAGGCCCAAAGcccacacacacctgaacactcACACCAAG TGTTCAGATGTTGGTCGCTGGGGCCAGGTCGAGgtgaagatggagggaggggacggAGACGGCAGTAGCCAGCAGCACCAGTGGCAGATCAACCTGCTGGATCACATAGATGCCGTACAGGAAGAGGTCACTCACAGGATGGACTTCATTGAGAGGGAGCTGGATG TGTTGGAGAGTTGGCTGGACTACACAGGGGAGCTGGAGCCCCCAGAGCCTCTGGCTCGCCTGCCTCAGCTTAAACAAAGCATGAAGCTGCTGCTAACAGAGCTGGCTAAGGTGCAGCAGATTGCCCTGTGCTGCTCCACATGA